Proteins encoded in a region of the Clostridium butyricum genome:
- a CDS encoding prepilin-type N-terminal cleavage/methylation domain-containing protein produces the protein MNQLVLKKKNELMKKKKGFTLVELIIVIAVIAVLAAVAIPKFGKVKEDANLRADQANAKIIATAVSSAVADGKTFSNKTLATADMDIVKGYIDGNKVPSSKTDKAEFIVTYDSTEGVKITLGGTTKTPVYPAEN, from the coding sequence ATGAACCAATTAGTACTTAAAAAGAAAAATGAATTAATGAAAAAGAAGAAAGGTTTTACTTTAGTTGAACTTATTATTGTTATTGCAGTAATTGCGGTATTAGCTGCAGTTGCTATTCCTAAGTTTGGAAAAGTTAAAGAAGATGCTAATCTTAGAGCAGACCAAGCTAATGCTAAGATAATAGCTACAGCAGTATCATCAGCTGTAGCGGATGGAAAAACTTTTTCAAATAAAACATTAGCAACAGCAGATATGGATATAGTTAAGGGATATATTGATGGAAATAAAGTACCTTCATCAAAAACAGATAAAGCAGAATTTATAGTAACTTATGATTCAACAGAAGGTGTTAAAATTACATTAGGTGGAACAACTAAAACACCAGTATATCCAGCAGAAAACTAG
- a CDS encoding type II secretion system F family protein: protein MAKFKYRIMNSDGEKINGNYEANSKEEVIDYISGNGYYPLLVEEVVESKNIEFAFNEKVKLKDLSIFCRQFYTMLDAGVPILTCLKILSDQIQNKKLKEAIVKVNEDVETGEVLSDAMRKHKDVFPDLLVSLTASGEASGSLDSVMLRMATHYEKENKINNKVKNAMIYPIVLGFVSVVAVTFILVYVMPTFMQIFEESGTQLPWSTKFLLGLSSGIQNNWIVMLFVLIIAILGLRIFLRSEQGILVSSKLKLKLPILKKLNEMIIVSRFTRTLSILMASGLSLIKALEIVSEVVGNKIVENAMIKIKDSVMRGDSLYSSMKESNMFPAMLYSMIKVGEETGSLDDILNKTADFYDEELETTIQTSVALLEPILIVIMGLIIAFIVISVMLPMFDTYTQI from the coding sequence ATGGCGAAATTCAAATATAGAATAATGAATTCTGATGGTGAAAAAATCAATGGAAATTATGAAGCTAATTCAAAAGAAGAAGTTATTGATTATATTTCAGGAAATGGATATTATCCTCTTTTAGTAGAAGAAGTAGTTGAAAGTAAGAATATAGAGTTTGCTTTTAATGAAAAAGTAAAACTTAAGGATTTATCAATATTTTGTAGACAGTTTTATACAATGCTTGATGCAGGTGTACCGATTTTGACTTGTTTAAAAATATTATCCGATCAGATTCAAAATAAAAAACTTAAAGAAGCCATAGTTAAAGTCAATGAAGATGTTGAAACAGGTGAGGTTTTATCAGATGCAATGAGAAAGCATAAAGATGTATTTCCAGATTTGTTAGTGTCATTGACAGCATCTGGTGAAGCAAGTGGAAGTCTTGATTCTGTAATGCTGAGAATGGCTACCCATTATGAAAAAGAAAATAAAATAAACAATAAAGTGAAAAATGCAATGATTTATCCAATAGTTCTTGGATTTGTATCAGTTGTTGCAGTTACATTTATATTAGTATATGTAATGCCAACATTTATGCAGATATTTGAAGAAAGTGGAACACAGCTTCCATGGTCTACTAAGTTTTTACTCGGACTTAGTAGTGGTATACAGAATAATTGGATTGTAATGTTATTTGTTCTTATTATAGCAATTTTAGGACTTAGGATATTTTTAAGAAGTGAACAAGGTATTTTAGTTTCAAGTAAATTAAAATTAAAGCTTCCCATACTTAAAAAGTTAAATGAAATGATAATAGTATCAAGATTTACAAGAACATTATCAATATTGATGGCAAGTGGTTTATCGCTAATAAAGGCATTAGAAATAGTATCGGAAGTTGTAGGAAATAAGATTGTAGAAAATGCCATGATAAAGATAAAAGATAGTGTAATGCGTGGTGACAGTTTATATTCTTCAATGAAAGAAAGCAATATGTTTCCGGCTATGTTGTATTCAATGATAAAGGTTGGAGAAGAAACAGGTTCTCTAGATGATATTTTAAATAAAACAGCAGACTTTTATGATGAAGAACTAGAGACAACAATTCAAACTTCAGTTGCACTTTTAGAACCAATATTAATAGTAATTATGGGACTTATTATTGCATTTATAGTTATTTCAGTAATGCTACCTATGTTTGATACTTATACTCAAATTTAA
- a CDS encoding GspE/PulE family protein, translated as MAIEKRRLGNILVNAGKITSFQLQEALKAQKSLGKKLGEILVDSKIITEDEIIEAIEQQTGIKKIDLNTIEFNRKAISLIPENLCKKYTLIPFGFENNRIKVTLADPLNIFAIDDVAISTGFEIESFISRKADINKYIGIYYSSQQVDNAAIQLSKESTKALKKAKENVDVISDVNSAPVVRMVDYMFKNSIELKASDIHIEPFENEIRIRYRIDGKLRTINKLGIESLAPLVTRIKIMAGLNIAEKRIPQDGKIMIRVDDKEVDLRISVLPVVFGEKVVIRILNKGSGIIRKEDLGMDEENIKKVNRIISNPHGIILVTGPTGSGKSTTLYSILSELNSNELNIITVEDPVEFTMNGINQVNVNEKAGLTFASGLRSILRQDPDIVMIGEIRDEETAEIAIRAAITGHLVLSTLHTNDAPSSIARLIDMGIKPYLVSTSVAGIIAQRLVRKVCSNCKTSYEASNYEKRVLGQDINDKLILYKGCGCGYCQETGYTGRIGIYEIMELTRKHRQAIDSEVTSDVLRDIGIENGMNTLEIECKKLVLQGVTTMEEFEAITTSEV; from the coding sequence ATGGCGATTGAGAAGAGAAGATTAGGAAATATTCTTGTAAATGCTGGCAAAATAACAAGCTTCCAGTTACAAGAAGCATTAAAAGCTCAAAAATCCCTTGGGAAAAAGCTTGGTGAAATTCTTGTTGATAGCAAGATAATTACTGAAGATGAGATAATTGAGGCAATTGAACAACAGACTGGAATTAAAAAGATTGATTTGAACACGATAGAATTTAACAGAAAAGCTATAAGTTTAATTCCAGAAAATTTATGTAAAAAATATACGCTTATACCTTTCGGATTTGAAAATAATAGAATCAAAGTAACACTTGCAGATCCTTTGAACATATTTGCAATAGATGATGTTGCCATATCAACAGGATTTGAAATAGAATCGTTTATTTCTAGAAAAGCAGATATAAATAAATATATTGGAATATATTACAGTAGTCAGCAAGTTGATAATGCAGCAATTCAATTATCAAAAGAAAGTACAAAAGCTTTAAAAAAGGCAAAAGAAAATGTTGATGTAATAAGCGATGTAAATAGTGCTCCTGTTGTAAGAATGGTTGATTATATGTTTAAAAATTCAATTGAGCTTAAAGCATCAGATATTCATATAGAACCATTTGAGAATGAAATAAGAATACGATATAGAATAGATGGAAAGCTAAGAACTATCAATAAATTAGGAATTGAAAGTCTTGCTCCTTTAGTTACCAGAATAAAAATTATGGCAGGACTTAATATAGCTGAAAAGAGGATTCCACAGGATGGGAAGATAATGATAAGAGTCGATGATAAAGAAGTAGATCTTAGAATATCAGTTCTTCCTGTAGTGTTTGGAGAAAAGGTAGTTATAAGAATTCTTAATAAGGGAAGTGGAATAATAAGAAAAGAAGATCTTGGTATGGATGAAGAAAACATAAAAAAGGTGAACAGAATAATTTCAAATCCACATGGAATAATTCTTGTTACAGGACCTACTGGAAGTGGTAAGTCCACAACTTTATATTCAATATTAAGTGAATTGAATTCAAATGAATTAAATATAATCACGGTTGAAGATCCGGTTGAATTTACTATGAATGGAATAAACCAAGTAAATGTAAATGAAAAAGCAGGACTGACATTTGCAAGTGGCCTTAGAAGTATACTTAGACAGGATCCTGACATTGTTATGATTGGGGAAATTAGAGATGAAGAAACAGCAGAAATTGCAATAAGAGCAGCAATAACAGGGCATCTTGTATTGAGTACTCTTCACACAAACGATGCACCTTCATCAATAGCAAGGCTTATAGATATGGGAATAAAGCCTTATCTTGTATCAACATCAGTTGCAGGGATAATTGCACAAAGACTTGTTAGAAAGGTATGTAGTAACTGCAAAACATCATATGAAGCAAGCAATTATGAAAAAAGAGTTTTAGGACAAGATATAAATGATAAATTAATTTTATATAAAGGATGTGGTTGTGGATATTGTCAGGAAACAGGATACACAGGAAGAATTGGTATATATGAAATAATGGAGTTAACAAGAAAACATAGACAAGCTATAGATAGTGAAGTTACTTCAGATGTTTTAAGAGATATAGGTATTGAAAATGGAATGAATACTTTGGAAATAGAGTGCAAAAAACTTGTTTTGCAAGGCGTAACTACTATGGAAGAGTTTGAAGCAATAACAACTTCAGAAGTTTAG
- a CDS encoding prepilin peptidase: MDYILVIILGLVIGSFLNVCIYRIPREESISYPPSHCGNCGHNLHPVDLIPIISYVFLKGKCRYCKEKISIRYPMIEGLNCILYLVIYMKYGFMIYTVEFCILISLLIVISMIDYNTQEVYTSTTVFGAIVGVIFILINKFVYGENVMNLLMGGLTGAAIIGAIVYLTKGMGEGDIEIAGVCGLFIGVKQIILALFLAIMLGGAVGIIVILLNLKNIKDKIAFGPFIAIGTLIAILYGNALISWYFNLLV, translated from the coding sequence TTGGATTATATATTAGTAATAATATTAGGATTGGTTATAGGAAGTTTTTTAAATGTTTGTATTTATAGAATTCCAAGAGAAGAATCAATTTCGTATCCACCATCTCATTGTGGAAACTGCGGTCATAATCTACACCCTGTAGATTTAATTCCTATAATAAGTTATGTGTTTTTAAAAGGAAAATGCAGATATTGTAAGGAGAAAATTTCTATAAGGTATCCTATGATAGAGGGATTAAATTGTATTTTGTATTTAGTAATATATATGAAATATGGTTTTATGATATATACAGTTGAATTTTGTATTCTAATATCTTTATTGATTGTAATTAGTATGATTGATTACAATACACAAGAAGTTTACACATCAACAACTGTGTTTGGAGCAATAGTTGGAGTAATATTTATACTGATTAATAAGTTTGTATATGGAGAAAATGTTATGAATTTATTAATGGGCGGATTAACAGGAGCAGCAATAATAGGAGCAATAGTATATTTGACAAAGGGGATGGGTGAAGGAGATATAGAAATAGCAGGAGTATGTGGGCTATTTATAGGTGTCAAACAAATTATTTTAGCATTATTTTTAGCAATTATGCTAGGTGGAGCAGTTGGAATAATTGTGATTTTATTAAACTTAAAAAATATTAAAGATAAAATAGCGTTTGGGCCGTTTATAGCTATAGGAACATTAATAGCTATTTTGTATGGAAATGCATTGATAAGTTGGTATTTTAATTTACTAGTTTAA